In one Pempheris klunzingeri isolate RE-2024b chromosome 8, fPemKlu1.hap1, whole genome shotgun sequence genomic region, the following are encoded:
- the invs gene encoding inversin, with protein sequence MASATSSPGPASLGSQVHAAAVNGDRSALLKLITADPSLRDREDQFGRTPLMYCVLADRLDCAEILLKAGASVNKTDHSQRTALHLAAQKGNLRFLKLLLSRRANWLQKDLEEMTPLHLATRHPSPKALALLLKHIGPGEVDTQDKNKQTALHWSAFYNRPEHVRLLIKHDSNIGIPDSEGKIPLHWAAHSQEPSATQTVRCILEAAPTESLLNWQDYEGRTPLHFAVADGNEAVVEVLTSYEGCNVTAYDNLFRTPLHWAALLGHARIVHLLLERNTSGTIPSDSQGATPLHYGAQSNNAETVGVFLSHPSVKDEPDLEGRTAFMWAAGKGSDDVIRTMLALTPHIDINMADKYGGTALHAASLSGHVSTVKLLLERGAMVDSLDVMKHTPLFRACEMGHRDVILTLIKGSARVDLVDVDGHTALHWAALGGNAEVCQILMENGISPNVQDQAGRTPLQCAAYGGYITCMAVLMENNADPNIQDKEGRTALHWSCNNGYLDAVKLLLGYNAFPNHMEHTEERYTPLDYALLGGHSEVTQFMLEHGALSIAAIQDIAAAFIQAVYKGYTVRKAFRERKQLLMRHEQLRKDAAKKREEEQRRREAVQQVSVATAEKRRVPLVRPEQEKLSLVNIIEDLSINDSVVETKKSSKAERTKSKEEKHKAHKSRSSRRSRAAEPHEVSDSASPHCHVTGNTVPNAPQTTRLKELLSPASCRQPPSLKPRPPSVPKVRERPSSNTCTLSTSVSTGDQTDTIARECIPLKTRDADMTTPGRTDAHTSQKKHRNHKERMSEKATTKNQTHTPSSRSSSSLDHKSPSRKTQSATHAPMSTCTHREHNTEQRRTRNHAAHVIQQAWRRFSARRQKEAKAREELESSDANHGHNRKRMEIRAQPTKASASKSSVLQSIYGNSMARRGRSLRGSQSQLLLDMPLRTQSQLSGIDCVHLTDAMNQAKQYSYHLRPHSAGQGTRGRGKH encoded by the exons ATG GCCTCAGCGACGTCTAGCCCAGGACCTGCCTCTCTGGGCTCACAGGTTCACGCTGCAGCTGTCAATGGAGATAGGAGCGCCCTCCTCAAACTCATCACAG cAGATCCCTCGCTGCGGGACCGTGAGGACCAGTTTGGCCGGACCCCTTTGATGTACTGTGTGCTGGCTGACCGCCTGGATTGTGCAGAGATTCTGTTGAAGGCCGGAGCCTCGGTCAACAAGACTGACCACAGTCAGCGCACTGCTCTGCACCTTGCTGCACAGAAG GGGAATTTGCGTttcctgaagctgctgctctccaggCGTGCTAACTGGCTGCAAAAAGATTTAGAGGAGATGACCCCGCTCCACCTGGCCACCCGACATCCCTCCCCAAAAGCCCTCGCCCTGCTCCTCAAACACATTGGGCCTGGAGAGGTTGACACACAAGACAAGAACAAG CAAACTGCTCTTCACTGGTCAGCCTTTTATAACCGTCCAGAACACGTCCGCCTCCTGATCAAGCACGATTCCAACATTGGCATCCCAGACAGTGAGGGCAAGATCCCTCTGCACTGGGCAGCGCACAGTCAGGAGCCCAGCGCTACACAAACTGTCCGCTGTATACTG gaGGCAGCTCCCACTGAGTCCCTGTTGAACTGGCAGGACTACGAGGGCCGGACGCCCCTGCACTTTGCTGTTGCCGACGGAAACGAGGCAGTGGTGGAGGTGCTGACGTCTTACGAGGGCTGTAATGTGACAGCTTATGATAACCTCTTCAGAACACCACTGCACTGGGCAGCTCTGCTCG GTCATGCCAGAATCGTTCACCTGCTGTTGGAGAGAAACACATCAGGCACTATTCCCTCGGATAGCCAAGGAGCAACACCTCTCCACTATGGCGCTCAGAGCAACAACGCT gAGACAgtgggtgtgtttctgtcccACCCGTCTGTGAAGGATGAACCCGACCTGGAGGGGAGGACGGCCTTCATGTGGGCCGCTGGCAAGGGCAGTGATGATGTCATCCGCACCATGCTGGCCCTCACTCCTCACATTGACATCAACATGGCCGACAAATACGGAGGCACCG CACTCCATGCGGCCTCCCTGTCAGGCCATGTGAGCACAGTGAAGCTGCTATTGGAGAGGGGAGCGATGGTCGACTCTCTGGATGTGATGAAACACACGCCACTGTTTCGCGCTTGCGAGATGGGACACAGAGATGTCATACTCACACTCATCAAAG GTTCTGCACGTGTGGACCTGGTAGACGTGGATGGACACACTGCTCTGCACTGGGCAGCTCTGGGAGGGAATGCTGAGGTCTGCCAGATACTGATGGAAAATGGGATTAGTCCCAATGTACAG GACCAGGCAGGACGGACTCCTCTGCAGTGTGCTGCTTATGGCGGATACATCACCTGCATGGCTGTTCTCATGGAGAACAATGCTGATCCAAACATACAAGACAAGGAG GGGCGGACTGCTCTCCACTGGTCGTGTAACAATGGCTACCTGGATGCTGTGAAACTGTTACTGGGCTACAACGCCTTCCCCAATCACATGgagcacacagaggagag atACACCCCTCTGGACTACGCTCTGCTGGGGGGGCACAGTGAGGTGACTCAGTTCATGCTGGAGCACGGTGCTCTGTCCATAGCAGCCATCCAGGACATCGCTGCTGCCTTCATCCAGGCTGTCTACAAGGGCTACACTGTCCGTAAGGCCTTCAGggagaggaagcagctcctCATGAGGCATGAGCAGCTGCGCAAGGATGCAGCCAA GAAACGAGAGGAAGAACAGCGGAGGAGAGAAGCTGTGCAGCAAGTATCTGTGGCCACTGCAGAGAAACGGAGGGTCCCTTTGGTGAGACCAGAGCAGGAAAAGCTCTCCTTAGTGAATATTATAGAGGACTTATCTATAAATGACTCAGTGGTGGAAACAAAGAAATCATCCAAAGCTGAACGCACTaagagcaaagaggagaaacacaaaG CCCATAAGAGCAGATCCTCCAGAAGAAGTAGAGCAGCTGAACCACATGAGGTTTCTGATTCTGCGAGCCCCCACTGTCATGTGACTGGCAATACTGTGCCCAATGCTCCACAGACCACCAGGCTAAAGGAACTTCTCTCCCCTGCCAGCTGCAGGCAGCCACCCAGCCTCAAACCCAGACCCCCCTCCGTGCCCAAAGTGAGGGAACGACCTTCCTCAAACACATGCACTCTTTCCACAAGTGTCTCCACAGGAGACCAAACTGACACTATTGCCAGAGAATGCATCCCTCTAAAAACGAGAGATGCTGACATGACTACCCCAGGCAGGACTGATGCCCACACCTCTcagaaaaagcacagaaacCACAAGGAGAGGATGTCAGAAAAGGCCACCACCAAAAACCAAACTCACACTCCCTCATCAAGAAGCAGTTCATCTTTAGACCACAAAAGCCCTTCGAGGAAGACTCAGTCTGCCACACACGCACCTATgtcaacatgcacacacagggaacacaaCACGGAGCAGCGCAGGACGAGGAACCACGCCGCCCATGTCATCCAGCAAGCCTGGCGAAG gttcAGCGCACGCAGACAGAAAGAGGCAAAGGCCCGCGAAGAACTGGAGTCAAGTGATGCAAACCACGGCCATAACAGGAAGAGGATGGAAATCCGAGCGCAGCCCACAAAAGCATCAGCGAGTAAGAGCTCAGTGCTACAAAGTATCTACG GCAACTCTATGGCCAGACGAGGACGTTCACTTCGGGGCTCTCAGTCTCAGCTGTTACTGGACATGCCTTTACGGACCCAGAGCCAGT TGAGCGGCATAGACTGCGTGCACCTGACTGACGCAATGAATCAAGCCAAGCAGTACTCGTACCACCTGAGACCACATAGTGCTGGACAGGGGACAAGAGGCCGCGGAAAACattga
- the erp44 gene encoding endoplasmic reticulum resident protein 44, with the protein MKLLAISPSLSVLSVTVILLVMGLSTPGQAEITSLDSGNIDDVLNNAGVALVNFYADWCRFSQMLHPIFEEASNIVREEFPNTKQVVFARVDCDQHSDIAQRYRITKYPTLKLFRNGMMMKREYRGQRSVAAIADFIRQQQVDPVKEIHSMEEVNTVDRSKRNIIGYFEKKDSDNYHTYEKVSNILRDDCTFLAAFGDASMSERFSGDNVIYKPVGESAPDMVYLGSLTNFDLTYAWAQDKCVPLVREITFENGEELTEEGIPFLILFHIKEDTESLEKFQHEVARQLISEKGSINFLHADCEKFRHPLLHIQKTPADCPVIAIDSFRHMYVFPDFKDLAVPGKLRQFVLDLHSGKLHREFHHGPDPTDSTPGQEETGGEVASSPPESSFQKLAPSETRYTILRRDRDEL; encoded by the exons ATGAAACTGTTAGCAatatctccctctctcagcgTCCTCTCCGTCACGGTTATACTGCTG gtgaTGGGCCTCTCTACTCCTGGACAAGCAGAAATCACCAGTTTGGACTCAGGCAACATTGATGACGTCCTAA ATAACGCTGGGGTGGCATTAGTGAATTTTTATGCAGACTG GTGCAGGTTCAGTCAGATGCTTCATCCAATTTTTGAGGAGGCGTCTAACATAGTGAGGGAGGAGTTCCCCAATACCAAGCAGGTGGTGTTTGCCCGTGTCGACTGTGACCAACATT CGGACATTGCCCAGCGGTACCGCATCACAAAGTATCCGACTCTGAAGCTGTTCCGTAAtgggatgatgatgaagagggagtacaggggtcagaggtcggtGGCGGCCATCGCTGACTTCATCCGGCAGCAGCAAGTCGACCCAGTGAAAGAAATACACTCAATGGAGGAGGTTAATACTGTTGAT AGAAGCAAGAGAAACATCATAGGTTACTTTGAAAAAAAGGACTCCGATAACTACCACACATATGAGAAAGTTTCCAACATCCTTCGAGATGACTGCACATTCTTGGCTGCCTTTGG CGATGCGTCCATGTCGGAGCGCTTCAGTGGAGATAATGTAATCTACAAGCCTGTGGGGGAGAGCGCCCCTGACATGGTCTACCTCGGCTCACTCACCAACTTTGATCTGACCTACGCTTGGGCCCAGGACAAGTGTGTGCCTCTGGTCAGGGAGATCACTTTTGAAAATGGAGAG gaGCTGACTGAAGAAGGAATCCCCTTTCTCATCTTGTTCCATATTAAAGAAGACACAGAGAGCTTAGAGAAGTTTCAACATGAAGTGGCTCGCCAGCTCATCAGTGAAAAAg GGTCTATAAACTTCCTGCACGCGGACTGCGAGAAGTTCCGCCATCCTCTGCTCCATATCCAGAAAACTCCCGCTGACTGTCCTGTCATCGCTATAGACTCATTCAGACACATGTATGTCTTTCCCGACTTCAAAGATCTTGC TGTCCCTGGCAAGCTGAGACAGTTTGTGTTGGACCTTCACTCCGGAAAGTTACACAGAGAGTTTCACCATGGTCCCGACCCCACGGACAGCACGCCTGGACAG GAGGAGACGGGAGGAGAAGTGGCCAGCAGCCCTCCAGAGAGCTCATTCCAGAAGCTGGCGCCCAGCGAGACTCGCTACACCATCCTCAGACGGGACCGCGACGAGCTGTGA